The Apium graveolens cultivar Ventura chromosome 3, ASM990537v1, whole genome shotgun sequence sequence atatattatatatatatatataaactatgATTTAACAATATTAGGTCCCCTGCACTGCAAGCACATGACTGGCTGGAGGGAAATATGGtatatgagagagagagagagattaccGACTACAGGGGACATCATATCCAACCCGCCACCTCCAGGTGTCATCGGTTGCCCCCCAGGTGTACCAGGTAGGTATGCTGAACTTGGTGTCATAGGCGGTTGACCGCCAGGAGTTGACGGCAAGTATGGGCTGGGTGCATTTGCTGAAAAGGAAACATTAATATTCTAAATGTTGATATAAAAAAGTGGTCAACTTCTCCAGCTTCTTTCCCAAGAGTGAAGAAACAGATTTTTAAACTTCTTACCATAGGCTGGACTGCTATCCCTTGGGGTTCCAGCTTCACTGTAATTGCCACTTGGAGTGTTGGCCCAACCTGAACCAGGTGTGGGTGCTTCATATGTTCTTGAAGGGGGACTTCCCGGCTATACAGATAGCACTTAGTTTCAACATAATGCCAGTTTTTCAGAATTTTCAATGAGCTGCACTATACATTGCACGGATAACTAACCTGATACTGAGGACTTGTCCCCCAAGATGCAGGATTTCCTTCTTCCCAGTCATCCCTATTTTGTTTGATTACCAACGAGTAAAATCAAATATTTAAACCCAGTTGAAGGCACATAAATTGAGTGACTCAAATCGTTAAAAAACAATCAGAAAATCAAATATACAACCCCAAATACATAGAAGGCACTTCAACAGATTTAACATGGATAAATAACATGTTCAACAGACACAACTACTCCACCTAATGGCATATGGAGGATATCAGGAATAATTTTACATGATCCTCATATTTGCCACTATAAGTAGCTCAGGCAACTTTAGCATTATGTTTCTGGATCACAGAAAATACAATTCATAGTACTGAAAACTAAGTACAAAATGTGAAGTTACCACGCCGACAACATTATCAGTATAGTAGAAGTGTAAGTGAAACTAAAAGCAGCTATAAGATGCTTTCCATTCTCTTTTTATGTACAGAACTAAGCCCAACTTTCATATAGTTACTCTAAAGTATTCTACTAATCACTTATTTACGCCCCCTCTCCCTGTGGGCCTATGGAATAAGTGAAGACCGTGCGTGGATGGAAACAAGAAAGTTGAGTCTCATCTGCAGGCTAATCGAATGACATAATTCAGACAATGAACTTTTTTCATACCATGCTATTGTCTAAAAATAATTAACATATTCCAGCATATAGATATGTCGCAAGAAATCAAGTACAAACCGTGGAGGACTCATTGGTGTGTAAGGATTCCAAGCCCTATTCCGCATAGGAGTCCTCATACCATCATGAATCGGTGTAGCTGAAACAAAAACACAGAAAAAAAAGAATATTATGAAATGATTGCATATTAATGCTTGGCAAAAAATCGGCTGCATATAGAATATCTAACCTCCAGCATCTCTCATGGGGGTCATATAAGGATGCATTGGTGTTCGAGAGGGATGCATCGGTGTCTCACTCCCTGCACCATATCGCGGTGTCTCACTCCCCGCACCATATCGTGGTGGCTCCCTAATAAAACATAATTAGTCAAAAAACTAGGAATTTCTAGAGATGATGTCAAACAATGTAGGGATTTCATTACCGGAACGGCGTTGAATTAGTTGGTGTAGTCACGGCATCAACAATTTCATCACGGTTAACTGCAAACATGAACACAGCAACATGATCCACTATAATTCTATAACTCATAGATAATGAACAccaaacaaaaaacaaaaaactTTTAATGTATTGAAACTAGCCTGTTACATCCTTCATTTGAGCTTCTAATTCAACACGAACTGTTTGTCCCTTGACATCTTTAACAATTCCTCTGCAGCCTTTGTAGCGACCTAGGCGAACTCTTACACTAGTACCAATCAGAGAGTTATGTCCTCTTCCACCTCCAAACCTACCCCCGGCTGCAGAATAAAACAATTTAATGGTAAGAGATATTAGATGTCTATTGGCTTGATTCAGTAAAAAAACACACAAAGCCATAGCAAGTAAACAAAAAAGGTGATAACAATACAAGCTGAAACAAATAAACAATAGAAATATAGTGTTAATCATAAACATTAAACATAATAACTAAAGAGACCCAAACACATTTAGCAAACAACAAAGAGGCCCAAACTTAGAAACGTACAGTTATTGTGGCCTCCTCTAGGCATTCTACCAGGCGATTGTGGAACACGATTGGGAGGTTTAAGCGGATATCTTGAGGTTGGATCCCCCTACATACATAATTCGAGGAAATTGAATATAGCTGAACACAACTATTCAAGATATCTTGTTGTATCAAGTGACTGAACTACAAATACATACATTTCTATCACCATTTGCACGTCCTCCAACTACCATGCAAGCTTGGGATTTGGCACAGATAAAACCAGCATGCTCGAGATGGTGACGATCATATATGAACAAGATACCTTTATAGATATGTTCAACAGGCCCTTGTTTCCCCTGGCACACAAGCAAACTTATAAGTACATGGAGAGAATAAACATAAATTAATTGTGAATGTACAAGATTGGACGGATAATCTTACTTTGGAAGGTCCATCAAGAACTTTCACGACATCTTTCACCGCTATTATGTTCCGTGACCTATCCTGAGCTGAATTCTTTCTTTCAATCTTGTACTTGATCTCTCTGAGTCTAACAAGTGCAACTTCAGGTCTTTCATGCACTCCCTTAAGAACCtgagatttattattttagatatTAAAAAGCATATTAATTAAAATGCATCATGATTCCAATTCCTCGTATTAAAATATTGTCACCTGAAAAGCTTCATTCTCAACACGTATGATCACGCCAAAGCTCATATTGCTGCAGAAAACTAAATCAACATTGCGCACTGGAATGATTATAAAGAAATTATTTATTCTTTGAATTCAAAAATCTTACTCCAGCAACACTAGATCATGAAGCTCATAGTCCCCGATTCTAGTTTTGCCCGATGTCACTTCAGAACTTTCAACTACATTGTCAGAGAATACTTGAATCTGCAAAAATAACATGTCGGTAAAGCAATCATTTAAGAGGGAAAAATGATACATAAAGTACCAAATGACAACATTTTAAAACTTACAACTTCTTTAGTAGTGTCCGACACTATATTGACCAGGTGCCTCTCAACTGTCACTACCATGCCAGTAGCACCTTCTGTTGCACCAGATACCACCTTCACATGATTACCAGGTTCAAAGTACTTGCAAAGCTCCTTTTCGCTTACAGCCAGTGTTTTCTACAATATAAAAGATGCACatcaataatttaaaaaataccactctgataattaaataataaataccACGTCATATCTAGACAAACAAAAGCATACTGTAAATGTACCTATCTTCAACTTACAAATTTCCCCCAAAAACAAACTAAATTGAGTAATAAGAGCAGTTTTATCATTACCGGAAGGCCTTCATCATATGGTTTGATATGGACAGTGCCTTcctcaactttctcaaccacCCCCTTCAAATTTTTCAGATCCCCTTTCACAACTATAACTCTATCTCCTTTCATAAAATGACCTTTCTTTCGGTTTGCAAACAAGGTTGACAAACTAGCCATATCACCATCCCCGTTCTCACCGGGTTGCCGAAATTTCTCAAGTTCGTCAAAACTTGGTTGAATATTTTGGGTGCTAATAGATTTCATGGATACAGTTTTGTACAAGAAACCATCTTTAAACATCATACCGTTGATGTTCTCAAAATAATCACCAGTCATTGGATCTCGCCTACGCTCTACTCGAATATGCATTTCCCTGGAGACGGAACCGAACAAATGTAAGATGAAGACGACAGATAGGAAATTCAAGTAACACTTGCAAGTCGGTATTTAATTTAACAGATTCAAACTTACCTAGCTTCGTCGACATTCATGAAACGTGGCGGCGGAGTAAATGTTTTCTTTTTTGGAACTTCTCTACCTTCCTGCGAGGGGAAATGAAAAAATGTTGTCTAAAATGAAAACCAAAAATGACTTGATGCAATTTTAGTTGCTGAGACACTGTTAATTACAAAAATTAGACGCAGAATGTAAAAGCCATCAAAATATGAGAGATAACTCGACCTTTTTCATAAAAATAGAAAAGAGAAGAACCCACCTGTCAATGTGTAGTCTACTGCAGCAAACTAAAAAATCAGAAAGAAAAAGTACTGGCACATACCAATTTATTTGCCAAAGCCTGCAAGTCAATCCTCGGAATCAGTTTGACTGTAACTCTCTGCCTCACATTGTCCACTTCCACAACCTATATGTAGAGGAGTAAGTATAACATATTTTATGTGAACAACAATGAAAATATGACTGCAAGGACGTCATAGGTACCTTGGCAAGGTCCCCCTTGTAAGTCCCAATCTTCATTCTAACCCAGGTGTCCCTTGAAATATCAATCGCTTTGCTTTCAACAGCAAGGACATCGGTCATTTCTTTGATAGGAACAAGCAGAATCTTACTGCCTGTAAATATATTACGCATACCCTTGCAAGCCTGAATGGAAAAATTTTAATGGTAACTAGCTCATTGTCACAAGAATACCATTAATCCACTTCTGTACATGACTGAATCTTAGTGACAGCTAGCGTACCTCTCTAACATGGGCTTCCTTGTCTGCTTctatatatacataatttttCAGGTGATCAAGTGCTATAACAGATCTAATTTGCAGCTCAGGTCCCCTATCAATGCATTTTTGCATGAGGCAAACAGCTACCTCCCTCTCATGGCCAATCTAGAAAGCATAAACATAAATATTAATGAAACCATCACGCTGCAAGAAGCTGCAGCAAACCAGATTGGTAGTAATATGTTGTTTTGATCATACCGCACATTTGACCATCCATAACTTTGGGTCCCTGACAGACGGTAACAGAGCTTGCTGCTCTACATCCGTGGTCTCCTCGTCATATTCTGTATGACTGGACCTGGCATACCTAGCCTGAATGCTTCTCTCAAGAGCCTCAACATCTTCCTGGTCATCTTCACGAGGAAGCAGAGGTCGGCGATGTAGCCGTCTAGTATCCTCATCATCAGGTAGATCAGCTCCATTATCCACAATGAAATCTACAGTTTTGCTCCCAAGAATCAGTAATGAATAAGAAATTCAAATTTCAAAAGTTTGAAAAATAAAAGTTGAAATTAATAAACATAAAAGCTTCCATATAAGCAATACTATAGTACTAAGATACATCTATATTCTCCTTATAGTAACACTAGAAAATTCATCAAAGTTGGTGCAAACATCATTCATGTACTTCAATTCCTTAATTCCAGATCTAATTTGTTGTTTTCATTTCCCTCCAATAGTTGATTTCTATATTATCCTTGGGGCACTTTAATAGTGTAAGTATGACATTCGATAAGAAAAGTATGGAATAACTGAAACCATACATGAGCACACTTCTAGTGTAACCACAAGAAAAGGATATACCGTGCTTCATTGATGAAAGGCGCTTTATTTGAATATAGATAAAAAAAAATTAGGTATACGTGCAAATGAGAATTTATTATTTAGGAAGCAATTAATTTAAGAAAATACACTGCTGGGGAGAACAAAAATTACTTGTCACTCAGTTTGTATTATTTTAATACAACTTAAGATGTATTTGGTAGCAATTGCCTATCTACTTATGTTTATTATTCCAATAAGTTCGATTCCTGCAAAAGAATATGAAACTATCTCAATCCCACAAGATATGATTCAGGGTGACATTTAATACCGGTCGTGTGTTTTATTCTTAGAACAAATATCCCTCGGacatttaataatattaaaaaacaCTAAAATTTTACACCAACACTGAAATATTAAGGTTAAAAATCTTACTTTGGCTACTCAATTTCAACTTTACATTAAAATGCTGTTACTATTTGAGGATATGGAATTAGTTTATATGATATGCAGATTCTTGTGTTAATAGACTGATGTGATGCTGGTCCTTCCTACAAACATTACATTTTCGGATAACTCCATGTTTTCAAGGAAAATTAGGGAAGTCTGCTAGAAGTTATCATTAGGATGCTGACAGTCGATGCTAAAGGAACTAACGCAAATgcttttatttcaaaacactaaaTATATTTTTCCATATCGATTATTAATTTACTATGCATTGTAAAAAGAGGGATGAGAACCATGCCCCAGACAGGAATGAGCAAAGAGCGTTTTGAAGGGTTCTCAATACAGACTTTTATCTTGTTTGATGTGCCAAATATTTAAAATGATGGGCTATTGACATGTTATATACTATGTTATCAAGGAAACACAAAGACATTACTCGCAAGAAACATAAGCTAGTCAAAAGGAACCTACAACTGTCCAACCTAGATAATAACAAATGGACCaatatttgatttaattatattCCGCTCCACGGCCGCTTAACTCAAATTCATCATCAAAAAAACATTCTAATTGTAAGAACACCTATCCTGTAAATTAACTCATCAGATTCTCATCTTAATTCGATTCTTTTcaaattattctttcttatcaaaaTCACTTAAATACTAAAAAACCATTTTCCAAATCCTGCCTACTAACCAAAAAAAATTAGCAACAAAATCAAATTTCAATTACTCACAGCTCCCTGTAATTATAATCGACTTCCGAAATTCTAAAACCAAATAATCCCTACCAAATTCAAATCAACATAAAGTCGCAACCTTTACCCAATTCCACCTATTAAACAACAAAACAAATCGAAACAAGCCTCCAAGAGAAAGAACTTACCATCCTCtgcttcatcttcctcatcatcctcaTCACTATCCACCATAGCCTCCAAATCAAAAAAATGCGAACCCGAACTCCGCTTCTTGGCTTTCGGCGCACCGCCTTTACCTCCTTTTCTTCCACCGCCACCataatcctcatcatcatcatcttcctcctcttcttcttcctcatCCTCATCTTCCTCCGCCGCATCGTCAATGAACTGCGATCTCGAACGCTTCCGACCGGTCTTGTAATCGTCGTAGTCCTCTTCTTCGTCTTCGAACACCTCCTCGTCCTCTTCCGGCTCCAGATCGTCGTCGTCCACGTCTCGCCGCGGCATGATTGAGCTTGAAAAAGCTCGAATTGAGCAGCTAGGGTTTGTGTGGAGAGGTTAATTTAGAGATACAGATGTGTTTGTGAAGATAAATTAAAACCCTAGAGctcaggaaattcagaaagaggGAAGAAATGTAATAATGAGTGAGGTCATATAGCGGGTAGTGTTGGGCTTGGACTTGAGTCGGTGTGGGCTTCAAGAGTAATGGGTTTCAATCAAATAATCaatgtcaattgttgtatatatttATTTCCTTACGGAGAGACGGGGAGAATTCTTTCACGGAGTTTCAACCTTCGATCATGCTTTTTGATGGTtaagattaattttataaatttgttaATTGTTAATAATAAAATTAAGGTAAATTTCATGTAACTAACTTTAATTTGATAAGATGATGAGAGTTAAGTTAAAACATACATTTGGTCGGATTTCTTTAACCGAATTCACTTATCGATGAAGTTGGTTTTCATATTTACAAATTACAGTTATCTTGTGAAATTAGCTTTCTAATTTAGAAATTTCGTAAACAATATAGTAAAGAGAACTGATGATATTATTGCATAACAAGACAATGCAATATAAAACTAGCGCGAAATGAACGCACCGATACATATACACTGACATTTAATTTAGAGTCGAACAGATCAGTGTTTGTTAATAACAGTTCATATGTCtgtgtatgtgtatgtatgtatatatgtatgtgtgtatgagaaaaaatattgattttttctTATTAGTCAAACGAGCTTAAgtgattttatatattttcaaaGTAATAGTCTAATATGATCTAATAAAAAATATAGATTTACCCGACATCTATTAGTGTAACGGTCATGTGCTCGCTCCCTTAACAGGATGTTGAGTATATAAAGAATAATTaaatattgaaaaaaaataaacaaCAATTCATGGTAATCTACTATTTCTGAATACACAAAAAAACCTAATCACCATGGCCCTAATGAATCATACGGATTCATCACACAAAAGAAATCATTGTTTTAATGATAAAACCTACGCCAAAACTTGTAGCAGACACATCTCTCAATCGCATCGGTGATCCAAGAAGAATTCACATATTTTTTCAGAAACAACGAtccaaaaattttaaaatgaaataatcTGACTCGTCGTTAATATCTGAAAACCGGTCCGCAATTGGATTGAAGAATACAAGATTACAAGATTTAGAGAAACCATAACATCTTTTTGGTTTTTCATTTAACACTATACAATAAAACCTCCTTTCTTAATACTCTATAAATTAATAACATGTCCAAGATAATAAATTTCTCTGGTCCCGACTTGGGCGagtttaaaaaatttataaattttgatACAATAATAAGATGATACTTTTTAGAGAAAATCCTTTATTAATACATAGTCccaataattttattaattaataattctgcatagttataaaaatatttatattacaACGTTGTAAAATATGGTTTCATTATTGTCTGTTTTTTCATAAAGTTCAAATCTTTTTGAAGCTCATCTCTAATCTTTCATAGTTCATCCAAAAGCTCATGCGTGTTGTTTTAAAACTGGATCATTTATATGGTTGAAAACTTTATTTGCTAAACGAATTTTAGGATTTGTATGCTCATTTAAATTGCTTAAAAATTCATGGGTTGAAGAAGTTTTATAGCATTTAAAACAATTTGTCATCGTCTCTTGTTTACATTTATGGTACAAATCGAGACTGCATAACAGATAGCATCTAAAACATTAATCTTTCATGGATCAGATCGTCCTAGCTCATAACATTCCACTACCCCGTGATAGAATCACATGCAATAGTGCATCTTGAAAGTTCTTATAATTTTAGCATCACAAGGTTGAATTTTGGATGTCACGCTTGGTGGCAAGAAGATCAACTCAATATTTTGCAATCATTTAATGATTTTTGGATGTGCTGGACAATAATCAACCACAAATAAAACTTTTATGCCCTTTATCTTATTATCAAACCAACAAatgtattcagaaaaaaaaaaaaattgtcaTTCATGCTCTTTTGTTTGTACGATTGTgacaattcaagattttcatgTTAACATTCTTGAAGCAGCGTGGGTTTGCATACTTTCCAATAATCTATAAAGAATTTTTTCAGAGCCATCCTCAACAGATAACAATTTTGAGTCGTTATTTATCTTGTTTTCTTCTTTCAAGCTGTTTTGTAGCAAGAGAATGATCAGCTTGTAACCTGTAAAACAAACCAGTTTCGTCTATattgaaaatattttttataggtaactattttatatttttcCTTGTGGACTCTAATTTATTTTTCATGTCATGTATATCAACTGAACCACTCTCTCCGAAACGGTGGAATGATTTAATGCCATGTCTTAGCTtaaactgttaggtcacacaacactatagaaggaggttgaatatagtgtttatacaatcaaatcgatttagaacacaagtatgtaacagtaatcaagtttattcaatataataagctctgttacaaagtaggttaaactactctctcagtgatgaacaatatcattaagagctgctaggttacaatgaataatattctcgtgaatgataacacttatagtgtaaaccctaagttgtgtttgtatagtacacagttacaagatatcttctaattgatatggaatataattatgtctcctaaaatataccaatcagatattatcttctacaagtcttctagttgtcgaactcttcatacatatcttcttttattttagtccatatcatctcctgtaaatcagccgcattccttatctgaagtacccgcacttaagtcctgatataaatcctgacggccttaagttctgatataagttctaacttcagtaagtcttgatttccagtaagtcctgataagtcctgatattaagtgCTGAAattaaacacaacagattagacatgacatcacaaatatatctaacaatctcccccaacttgtaaattatgaaaaatatacaagttaatagatttaatgatgtcataaacatttaagtacaaatgcaatgagagtttatttagacaactaactacaacttacagtctttgcagtttttaccaatcttactgaatcaatctgaatccaaaatgtttcttgacaaagtttgatatcagcttctcttctgcatttctcaggacttgagctaatgtagccttgacttgcttcatttcttcatcttgacttccaatctggtagattgcagtcctaagtgctgagatttgatttctttctaatccatcaccaagtctaattacccttggatgagatgagtcttcattatagcacaaacATATCTCTTttagaataacttcaagtttagcagaattcttctttattagaatttcacttccatcatcttcaactatctttggaacaaattctgcaacccttgatctagagattctggctttatcccttatggtcttcattatgaaatttgactatcttctggtaatctcagactttatctcccaaagataatgaaagaattgaagttctttcagagatttattcagcacatctgattctgacattctgtatgttcttccatcttcaagaaatagaatcagcttttctttgacattactcttatcatgagcatccagtaccacttgaacagatataaccttgtcaaggtgtttttgtgtaacttcctcaagaggtttttcagttaataagaatggatctctggtaattacttcaactcctgttttgatcttggcttcttcagaacctaatccaactctgtctcttgcttctccggatttcaatccaacagtcatgaaatccgataacagttgacttttcttaggatctaatggtttaacatttttccataggagtttcttcttatcagtaactgtcatcttgctcaaatcaacttgagctctgtcagaggttgatattttggtgacttgttcaggatttgcagattcttctgtagcttgttgttcttcactctaaataatttgagctatgtcagaggttgtcttagattcttctgttatcttctttcttttcGGAGTTTTAACAGTTTCAACTTctgcagctgtatcatcaaaaacctgaaccattttgcacacaggtttcatcaggatttgaggaatcttcatctcctgtttctttgttggttcatcgATCTTTCcttttgaagggtttttagcacataaacgcaacgaaaacgtaaatttaaatcttaaaataaccaaaaccctccgcaggatccatgcgaaaaataatatttaattcgtagttcagtatgttaaccttaagaagctttacgttaatggaaagatggaggtctttaatagtgatccaagaacgatgaacggagatccctagtagctgctcctcaattgtgaagcactccaccggtatccaccaa is a genomic window containing:
- the LOC141712284 gene encoding putative transcription elongation factor SPT5 homolog 1, with the protein product MPRRDVDDDDLEPEEDEEVFEDEEEDYDDYKTGRKRSRSQFIDDAAEEDEDEEEEEEEDDDDEDYGGGGRKGGKGGAPKAKKRSSGSHFFDLEAMVDSDEDDEEDEAEDDFIVDNGADLPDDEDTRRLHRRPLLPREDDQEDVEALERSIQARYARSSHTEYDEETTDVEQQALLPSVRDPKLWMVKCAIGHEREVAVCLMQKCIDRGPELQIRSVIALDHLKNYVYIEADKEAHVREACKGMRNIFTGSKILLVPIKEMTDVLAVESKAIDISRDTWVRMKIGTYKGDLAKVVEVDNVRQRVTVKLIPRIDLQALANKLEGREVPKKKTFTPPPRFMNVDEAREMHIRVERRRDPMTGDYFENINGMMFKDGFLYKTVSMKSISTQNIQPSFDELEKFRQPGENGDGDMASLSTLFANRKKGHFMKGDRVIVVKGDLKNLKGVVEKVEEGTVHIKPYDEGLPKTLAVSEKELCKYFEPGNHVKVVSGATEGATGMVVTVERHLVNIVSDTTKEVIQVFSDNVVESSEVTSGKTRIGDYELHDLVLLDNMSFGVIIRVENEAFQVLKGVHERPEVALVRLREIKYKIERKNSAQDRSRNIIAVKDVVKVLDGPSKGKQGPVEHIYKGILFIYDRHHLEHAGFICAKSQACMVVGGRANGDRNGDPTSRYPLKPPNRVPQSPGRMPRGGHNNSGGRFGGGRGHNSLIGTSVRVRLGRYKGCRGIVKDVKGQTVRVELEAQMKDVTVNRDEIVDAVTTPTNSTPFREPPRYGAGSETPRYGAGSETPMHPSRTPMHPYMTPMRDAGATPIHDGMRTPMRNRAWNPYTPMSPPRDDWEEGNPASWGTSPQYQPGSPPSRTYEAPTPGSGWANTPSGNYSEAGTPRDSSPAYANAPSPYLPSTPGGQPPMTPSSAYLPGTPGGQPMTPGGGGLDMMSPVVGGDHEGPWFLPNILVNLRRSADETSLGVVRELLADGSCRVALGASGNGETVTVFPNEVDAVVPRKSDKIKIMGGAYRGATGKLIGIDGTDGIVKLDDTLDVKILDMVILAKQA